In Porites lutea chromosome 9, jaPorLute2.1, whole genome shotgun sequence, a single window of DNA contains:
- the LOC140948424 gene encoding uncharacterized protein codes for MSFKEFRDLLVLLYGDEIISDEEFLLLYDSFISKNPDFPHENYQRFDLDSMNSAECKAEFRVEKHDLPRLVAALQLPPVFKCEQRSICDDMEGLCILLKRVAYPCRLSDLIPRFGRPVSVLSLISNDVIDYIYDVHGHRITQWNRDLLNPGALQRYAEAISGKGGPLDNCFGFVDGTVRPISRPNERQRIVYNGHKRVHALKFQSLSLPNGLIGNLFGPVEGRKHDAGMLNDSGLLRDLQQYAYNPAAQAMCIYGDLAYPLRVHLQTPFRRVPLTPLMQDYNEAMSALRISVEWLFGDVINSFKFLDYKKNLKIGLSSVGKMYVVCALLRNAITCLYGNNTSDYFGIEPPSLEQYFQ; via the exons atgtctttcaaaGAATTTCGTGACCTCCTTGTACTTCTCTACGGCGATGAAATTATTTCCGATGAAGAGTTTTTGCTACTTTACGATAGTTTCATCTCAAAGAATCCAGATTTTCCCCATGAAAACTATCAACGGTTTGATTTGGATTCTATGAACTCCGCGGAATGCAAAGCAGAGTTTCGTGTCGAGAAACACGATCTCCCTCGCCTTGTTGCAGCCCTCCAACTACCACCAGTGTTTAAATGCGAGCAGAGGAGTATTTGCGACGACATGGAAGGCTTATGCATACTCCTCAAACGAGTTGCCTACCCATGCAGACTCAGTGATCTGATTCCGCGATTTGGCCGACCGGTTTCTGTTTTAAGCCTGATCTCAAATGATGTCATCGACTATATTTATGACGTTCATGGGCACCGTATAACACAATGGAATCGAGATCTTCTGAATCCTGGGGCTTTGCAGCGTTATGCAGAAGCTATATCGGGAAAAGGAGGCCCCCTTGACAACTGTTTCGGTTTTGTAGATGGAACAGTCCGACCCATCTCAAGACCAAATGAGCGTCAGAGAATTGTGTACAATGGTCACAAAAGGGTCCATGCATTAAAATTCCAATCCTTGTCCCTACCAAATGGACTTATTGGCAACCTATTTGGACCAGTTG AGGGGCGTAAACACGATGCAGGGATGTTAAATGATTCTGGACTACTGCGCGACCTTCAACAGTATGCCTATAATCCAGCAGCTCAAGCTATGTGCATTTATGGAGATTTGGCCTACCCTCTCCGAGTTCATCTCCAAACACCGTTCCGTCGTGTCCCACTTACACCCCTCATGCAGGATTACAACGAAGCTATGAGCGCTTTACGGATTTCGGTAGAATGGTTATTCGGTGACgtcattaattcttttaaatttcttgactATAAAAAGAATTTGAAGATAGGCCTTAGCAGCGTCGGTAAAATGTATGTTGTCTGCGCACTTCTCCGTAACGCCATTACATGCCTTTATGGTAATAACACCAGTGATTATTTTGGTATTGAACCCCCTTCCCTGGAACAATACTTTCAATGA